The DNA region GTCTGGGCGACAGTAGAGACGGGTTGTCATACCATTCCTCGCATTGGCTCGAGAGTTATAGAGTGGTTGAGAACTGGATTAGGAAGGCGTGTTGCCGACGATGGAGGGAATTACCGATGCTTTGATTACGAGGGAGAGACTCCATACGACTTTTACCGAAGGTTGCGGTGAAGTCTCCAGATTTGTTTGTTGAACAGGACGTTGAGTCGGAGAGGTCAGCCCATCTCAGCTTTCCCATGACTACAGATTTCAAGAGACCGATTCTTCGAAAGGGACAACAATCCGCCGTGGGTTTCTATTCATCGTGCGGGATTTTTGTCCCATACGGTGATTTATTACGCCGCGTTTCTGGCCCCCCGGGTTCGCCGGAGCATAAGTTCCTCTCGCAAACGTGACGTAAATGACGACTAGTCACTTCACAGCTGGACATCCTCCTTCTCTGTCTCCAGCCAAACAGCCCCCTTCACAACGCGTTGTCGCTCAGCATTCCCCCGTCGCGCTCCCTCCAACACAGGGCGTGCCGGTACACTCGAAGCCCCTCGGACTTGCCGTGTTGCCGCACAAGTACGACGCGGCGGCTGTCCCGTTCGAGAAGCgcaggtcgacgtcgaagaGCCCAATGTCGGTACAGGGTGCGACGGCACTGCATTGGAGGCTGGCCACGCGGGCGGACTTGGTCGTGCCCGTCATGCCGCGGACGGTGACATCACGGATCTGGAACTGCGAGTTGGTGCAGTTACCTATGCCGGGGGCGCCACGGAAGCGGGTGCActgggagatggagaaggcggcgccaCGCATGCCTGACACGGTGAGGTTCTTGAAGGACATATTCGAGGCGACTGTCGAGGGTTTGGGTCAGCCAACGAAGACGTTGTAGGCGGGACTTCTATCCTTgtcagggggggggttctcaCAGCCGagaccgccaccgccaccgttCGGAGGGTAGCCGTTTTGATCATCTGTCCAAGTCTTGAAGTAGACCTTGGATCTTGGTTAGCAGGATCTAGTCTTGGGGCGGCAGATTGGGGCGAGGACTGACGGCGTGGAGCGTGTTGTCAAAAAAGCAGTTCTCAACATTTAGCCTCTCGATCGTCTCGAACTGGTCGTTGTACTGCCCGATGCTCCCGAGCGCGATGCCAAGCCCATTGTAGAACTTGGAGTTGGTGATGCTGATGTCGGTGCTATTGGCTTTGAGGGAGATGCTGTCGTCTCCGCTGTAGACGGTCCAGTTGTTGAACCTGATGCCTGACGACCGGATCgtgtcggcgccgtccgtGTTGGCTGTCCTCGTCAGCCACATGGGTAAACATTCACGCGAGGGTGACACTCggcagggaggggaagaggggggggggggggggggggggggggcgtctTTGAACTCACAGCTCTGGAAGCGGTTTCCAGTATTGTTGACGAGTATGCTGTCAAGGACCACGTTGTGAGAGTAGATGATGGACATAGTCCTGCCCTCAGGTCAGTGGGCCAAAACAAtacgcccccccccttcacctTGTCCTCAACTGAAACCTACCACATTTGACTTCTCAAGAAGTTTACCCCCTTGACAACGGAGTTTCTCAGCCCGTTAAGTGTGATGGCATGCGGGCGACCAGGGTAGTTGGACGAGTTCGGCTGTTGTCGAATCCACTCATACCAAtagtcgccgttgccgtcaaAGGTGCCTTTGCCATGGCCATTGATGCGGACGTTGTTCCCGCCGAGGATGAATGCGGTAGACTGGTTCTGGTATCCGACGTCCAAAGAGTTGGCAAGCCAGTACGGGATGTCGGTGCTCCACTGCAGAAAAACAGATTGACACAGGTCTCGTGTCAGCAGATAACCATCAAATCAAGAGGGAGAGAATAGAAGTCTTGGTATTGTTTGGCTTGGCGCAACATGCATATTGCTCCCAAGAGCTGGGGAGCGCGCATGACGGTGTAACGTACCAATAGAGTCCCCTGGAGGTCAATTTCAACGTCGTCCAGCCAAGTCACGTTCAAGGCCGAGCTAATATGGTATGTC from Colletotrichum higginsianum IMI 349063 chromosome 4, whole genome shotgun sequence includes:
- a CDS encoding Exo-rhamnogalacturonase B, which codes for MRGACAVGVFCILLASVLGVAAQEEDGELVGRKICIVAAGGSNATDDAPAILDAFKKCGQHGRIVFEPKTYHISSALNVTWLDDVEIDLQGTLLWSTDIPYWLANSLDVGYQNQSTAFILGGNNVRINGHGKGTFDGNGDYWYEWIRQQPNSSNYPGRPHAITLNGLRNSVVKGVNFLRSQMWTMSIIYSHNVVLDSILVNNTGNRFQSCEFKDAPPPPPPPPSSPPCRVSPSRECLPMWLTRTANTDGADTIRSSGIRFNNWTVYSGDDSISLKANSTDISITNSKFYNGLGIALGSIGQYNDQFETIERLNVENCFFDNTLHAVYFKTWTDDQNGYPPNGGGGGLGFASNMSFKNLTVSGMRGAAFSISQCTRFRGAPGIGNCTNSQFQIRDVTVRGMTGTTKSARVASLQCSAVAPCTDIGLFDVDLRFSNGTAAASYLCGNTASPRGFECTGTPCVGGSATGEC